The sequence TTGCGCCTGTGGCAATAATAATTGAATCAGCGGTGTATTCTTCATCACCTACCCATACTTTGAATGGGCGTTCACTGAAATCAACTTTTGTGACATGTTTAAAATGGCATTCAGCACCGAACCGCACGGCTTGTTCACGAAACTTTTCCATAAGTTCCGGGCCCATGATTCCCTCAGGAAATCCGGGATAATTTTCCACATCAGTGGTAATGGTCAATTGACCACCAGGCTGATTACCTTCTAATACCAATGGATTCAAATTAGCTCGGGCTGTATATAATGCCGCTGTTAATCCGGCAGGCCCCGAACCGATAATGATAACTTTTCGATTCATTTTATCAACTAATTAAATAACTGTTTCTAGTAATTCAGTTATTCTGGTTTTGGGTACAGCGCCAATAATTTGGTTAACAACTGCACCATCTTTGAAAATTAATAACGCCGGAATACTCCGAACGCCAAATTGTGTGGCCAATTGATTCTCATTGTCCACGTTTAATTTGCCAACCTTTACTTTTCCGTTATAGGTATTGGCAACTTCGTCAACTACGGGTGCAATTGCACGACAAGGTCCACACCATTCTGCCCAGAAATCTACGAGCACAGGTTTTTCGGACTTCAATACTTCAGCCTCAAAATTAACTGAGGTAAATTCTATGACATTTTCTTGCATGTCATCTCCTTCATTTAGAGGTTATAAATCGGCTGCAAACTTACCCGATTTATAATATTATAAAAACACCAAATTCATACAATTTCATAATTTGTCTGCGATAAAAAACAAAATATTTAAATTGTATAAATCAAAATTATTCAATCGATAGAGCTTCGCCATCAATTGACTTCGGAAAATCTATTTTTAATATTCTTGCAACTGTCGGGGCAATATCCACTGTCTTAACACGAACCGATTTCACTATTGCTTTTTGGCCGCCTCGGGCGAATATCAATGGTACATGGGCATCATAATCATAAGGTGAACCGTGACTTGCGCCTACTGGATATTTCCATGTCCAGTATTTTTTGGTAATAAGATATACATCCGGACTTTTCTCAGGATGAACCATATTTTTTAATCGCATTTTAAAAAC is a genomic window of Candidatus Neomarinimicrobiota bacterium containing:
- the trxA gene encoding thioredoxin; translated protein: MQENVIEFTSVNFEAEVLKSEKPVLVDFWAEWCGPCRAIAPVVDEVANTYNGKVKVGKLNVDNENQLATQFGVRSIPALLIFKDGAVVNQIIGAVPKTRITELLETVI